AAGTGTTTTAACTTCTATAAACTAACAACATAAAAGAATTTTTACACTATAAGATCACTTAGTAGATAACTTCAAGTAATGTCCATACAAAGTGATTTTAGTAATCACGAAAGTAATAGCTAGTTAAATTCAATCGAAAATTGAGATAATCCTAATGCATAGATGCCAAATTATACCTTAGCCTTGCTGCTCTTTTCATTTACTATCAAGAACTGGATTCGTGAAAAATAGAGGATCTCCATTTGACTTATAGCTGCGAAAGAAAAGCTAGTCAAAGGTATTATTCTCTTACCTGAGAATTAGCAAACAACTTCTCTTCATTATCCAGCATCTCCCTTTTGTGGCCAGTGAAGGACTCCTGAAAATCACTCCAAGAGGCAAATGGTAATCCAGAATTGTAATATTGAGTTTCTGAGTTTCCATTTCCAGACTGGTCATCACCAAGGCTAGTTGTTAGTCTGCTGATCTCATTCTCGACCTCGTTGATTCGAGACAACATCCCCAAGGAAGAAGGTGAAACTGTATCTCCATTGGCACCATTTGCCGTTCTATAACCTCCAACACCACTACCTGCAAATTAAATTGCTGGTAAAATATTTAACTAGTTGAGAACGACGATTAGTaccacaacaacaacccagtgtaatcccacaagtgggtctggggagggtagggtAGGGTATACGCAGCTTTATACCTATCCTGGAAGGTCAGAAATAtgatttccgatagaccctcggcaaaAAAACGACGATTAACACTTTATTAATTGCAACTTTTCCCTTTATAGAAGTCTTAAAAGaagatgaaaaatgaaaataacaacACAATTAGGAATCTTTTTACATAACAAAGTGAAATAAAGCAATCCAATTGGAGTATATATAAAGGGTCAAATTGCCCCTATTGAATATTGGTATTCATTTAAGCAAAGGGATATGTTTTCAACTCATCAACTTCTAACAAAAGTACAATACAAATCTAAAAGTGACTTtccaaaagaagaaagaaatgaatgcatcaacaataaataaataaataaataaataaataaaataatcaaacAGTACCATTTTGAGAATTGAGGTGAGAGAATAAGCCAGCAGGGGAACTGTTTTGTCTCATAAGATTTGATCCCAATTTGTTTTGCCTTTGACGATCCATTTCCATTGAACTGACAACCCTATACCCATTTATTGAATTATGCCTTGGATATGGAGGTGGCAGCTGTGAATTATTCAAACCAAGACTGCTACCAAGATTCAATTTTGAACCCAAACCATTCTTATAATTCCCATTCTTGACAACTTTATCAGTGAAATTTGCAAGAAAAGAAGTTGGAGCTGAACTAAACCTTAACAATCCAGAAGTAGTACTACTGTTCCGCATATTGCTGTTTGCATACTCTGACTCCATGTTTAATTGCTTTTCTCTCTTCTTTAAAACTAACCCTTCTTTAGTTTTGGTATATGCAGGGGAATTACCATACATTCCttcaccttttttgttttttgaatatCCAACTTTTGTGCAGGAACGTTGTTGTGTGAAACAGCTTGTTTGTTTAGCAGTTTTATGGGATAGAAATCTTCAAAAACAAGCAAGAAAGAATAGTTCTTTTAGTAGTTCTTTTTTCTGAGATATGTGTAGCTTTTTTTGGAGTGTTTAGCCATGAAAGAAGAGTAGCAAGTATGGGAAAGGTGACAAATAAAATTTGGATTTGTTTTTCTTAGTAACTTTGGTTGATATTAAGAGTACCGCTTGACAGCTCAGCTGTAGTAGTATTTGTATGTATTGTTGTTAACCCGTAAAATGGTACGATTGAATTTGTTCCTGCTTTttagataagtgaattaatttgatccaaaaagtaataaaataactgatgaaatataaaatatttagccttaaaatataaatgaaatgtcACAACTGATGAGTCCGGAAACAGAGTTTCCGGGCACaataatgatgagatcaaaaagtgAGAAAGCAAAATGGTAGTATTAAAATTCTATATAGAATGTAGTATAA
This DNA window, taken from Nicotiana tabacum cultivar K326 chromosome 4, ASM71507v2, whole genome shotgun sequence, encodes the following:
- the LOC107783687 gene encoding transcription factor bHLH130-like isoform X1; the protein is MYGNSPAYTKTKEGLVLKKREKQLNMESEYANSNMRNSSTTSGLLRFSSAPTSFLANFTDKVVKNGNYKNGLGSKLNLGSSLGLNNSQLPPPYPRHNSINGYRVVSSMEMDRQRQNKLGSNLMRQNSSPAGLFSHLNSQNGSGVGGYRTANGANGDTVSPSSLGMLSRINEVENEISRLTTSLGDDQSGNGNSETQYYNSGLPFASWSDFQESFTGHKREMLDNEEKLFANSQIGQLGNQPPILSHHLSLPKTPAEIAAMEKLFQLQEIVPCKIRAKRGCATHPRSIAERVRRTRISERMRKLQELVPNMEKQTKTADMLDLAVDYIKDLQKQYKTLTDCRANCKCAAMQKPVSNQRV
- the LOC107783687 gene encoding transcription factor bHLH130-like isoform X2; this translates as MYGNSPAYTKTKEGLVLKKREKQLNMESEYANSNMRNSSTTSGLLRFSSAPTSFLANFTDKVVKNGNYKNGLGSKLNLGSSLGLNNSQLPPPYPRHNSINGYRVVSSMEMDRQRQNKLGSNLMRQNSSPAGLFSHLNSQNGSGVGGYRTANGANGDTVSPSSLGMLSRINEVENEISRLTTSLGDDQSGNGNSETQYYNSGLPFASWSDFQESFTGHKREMLDNEEKLFANSQIGQLGNQPPILSHHLSLPKTPAEIAAMEKLFQLQEIVPCKIRAKRGCATHPRSIAERTLTDCRANCKCAAMQKPVSNQRV